A genomic window from Micromonospora ferruginea includes:
- a CDS encoding helix-turn-helix domain-containing protein, which yields MIRVPLWELFAGELRRLRTEAGLTQEALAERVSYSASLVAAVEQCRRAPRAEFTERCDEVLHGGGLLIRIRDALVQEALMPWFREWVGIEQEATALRSFEPLVVPGLLQTEEYVRALHEGASPLVGEALEQQVAARVARQAVLDRPAPPQFVAVLDHSVLSRPVGGSKVMREQLAHLVEVGRRPRVHLHLVPETVGAYPGLNGAFVLATPADGDDVGYLDNQLHGSIVERTVDINSLRQTWESVRAEAMPHGATLAAISEAAKRWS from the coding sequence ATGATCCGTGTGCCGTTGTGGGAACTCTTCGCCGGTGAGCTGCGGCGACTCCGCACCGAGGCCGGGCTGACCCAGGAGGCGCTTGCCGAGCGGGTGAGCTATTCGGCCTCGCTGGTGGCGGCCGTGGAGCAGTGCCGCCGCGCGCCGCGCGCCGAGTTCACCGAGCGCTGCGACGAGGTGTTGCACGGCGGCGGCCTGCTGATCCGCATCCGGGACGCGCTGGTGCAGGAGGCGCTGATGCCGTGGTTCCGCGAGTGGGTGGGCATCGAGCAGGAGGCGACCGCGCTGCGCAGCTTCGAGCCGTTGGTGGTCCCCGGCCTGTTGCAGACCGAGGAGTACGTCCGCGCGCTGCACGAGGGCGCGAGCCCGCTCGTCGGCGAGGCACTGGAGCAGCAGGTGGCCGCCCGAGTGGCACGGCAGGCGGTGCTGGACCGGCCCGCGCCGCCGCAGTTCGTGGCGGTGCTCGACCACTCCGTGCTGAGCCGCCCGGTCGGCGGGTCGAAAGTGATGCGGGAGCAGTTGGCGCACCTGGTCGAGGTGGGGCGGCGGCCTCGGGTGCACCTGCACCTGGTGCCCGAGACGGTCGGTGCCTACCCAGGGCTCAACGGCGCGTTCGTGCTCGCGACCCCGGCCGACGGGGATGACGTCGGCTACCTGGATAACCAGTTGCACGGGTCCATCGTGGAGCGGACCGTGGACATAAACTCGCTGCGGCAGACCTGGGAGTCCGTCCGCGCGGAGGCGATGCCGCACGGGGCGACCCTGGCGGCGATCTCGGAGGCGGCGAAACGATGGAGCTGA
- a CDS encoding ABC transporter ATP-binding protein translates to MTTVALKDVTKVFQDGTIAVDTINLDVNDGEFMVLLGPSGCGKSTVLRMVAGLEDPTSGAVMLGGELANDLPPRDRKIAMVFQDFALYPHMTVGDNIGFPLRLSGIEPGPRGERIQDVAGALGIGDVLARKPSQLSGGQRQRVAMGRAIVRRPGLFLMDEPLSNLDSGLRAELRAEISALTRELGVTTIYVTHDQAEALTMADRVAIMRKGVLQDVGTPTQVYGRPATLYVAAFLGSPRMNLLEASVYVHLDRYVALNLGEQALYLPWDDIRSRAVAHYHGERIVVGLRAEALTPVAPDTAGDVLHGRIRYLEHHGHESLAFLDIGATAIVVDEMGTPVERTAPGQRSLRRFGQVVQRLTGRSGSPEVAAAPSSNGNGGSGNRTSVLPDPGRHHRRPAELAVRLAPYPQVSSGHPLAVQVRMDALHFFDERGDRIDVGWR, encoded by the coding sequence GTGACCACCGTCGCGCTCAAGGATGTCACCAAGGTGTTCCAGGACGGAACGATCGCGGTCGACACCATCAATCTGGACGTCAACGACGGCGAGTTCATGGTCCTGCTGGGCCCCTCGGGCTGCGGCAAGTCGACCGTGCTGCGGATGGTGGCGGGGCTGGAGGATCCGACCTCCGGCGCGGTCATGCTCGGCGGTGAGCTGGCGAACGACCTGCCGCCGCGGGACCGGAAGATCGCCATGGTCTTCCAGGACTTCGCGCTCTATCCGCACATGACCGTCGGCGACAACATCGGCTTCCCGCTACGGCTGTCCGGCATCGAGCCCGGGCCGCGCGGCGAGCGCATCCAGGACGTGGCGGGCGCGCTCGGCATCGGCGACGTGCTCGCGCGCAAGCCCAGCCAGCTCTCCGGCGGCCAGCGGCAGCGGGTGGCGATGGGCCGGGCGATAGTCCGCCGGCCCGGCCTTTTCCTGATGGACGAGCCGCTCTCCAACCTGGACAGCGGCCTGCGCGCCGAGCTGCGGGCGGAGATCTCCGCGCTCACGCGGGAGCTGGGCGTCACCACCATCTACGTCACCCACGACCAGGCCGAGGCGCTGACCATGGCCGACCGGGTGGCCATCATGCGCAAGGGCGTGCTCCAGGACGTGGGCACCCCCACCCAGGTGTACGGGCGACCGGCGACCCTCTACGTCGCCGCGTTCCTGGGCAGCCCCCGGATGAACCTGCTGGAGGCGTCGGTCTACGTCCACCTCGACCGCTACGTCGCGTTGAACCTCGGTGAGCAGGCGCTCTACCTGCCGTGGGACGACATCCGCAGCCGCGCGGTGGCGCACTACCACGGCGAGCGGATCGTGGTCGGGCTGCGCGCCGAGGCGCTCACCCCGGTCGCCCCGGACACCGCCGGCGACGTGCTGCACGGCCGGATCCGCTACCTGGAGCACCACGGCCACGAGTCGCTGGCCTTCCTCGACATCGGCGCCACCGCGATCGTGGTCGACGAGATGGGCACCCCGGTCGAGCGGACCGCCCCCGGCCAGCGCAGCCTGCGCCGCTTCGGCCAGGTGGTGCAGCGGCTCACCGGCCGTTCCGGCTCGCCCGAGGTGGCCGCCGCGCCGTCGTCGAACGGCAACGGCGGCAGCGGCAACCGCACCAGCGTGCTGCCCGACCCGGGCCGGCACCACCGCCGCCCGGCCGAGCTGGCGGTACGGCTGGCGCCCTACCCGCAGGTGTCGTCCGGGCACCCGCTGGCGGTGCAGGTGCGGATGGACGCGCTGCACTTCTTCGACGAGCGCGGCGACCGCATCGACGTCGGCTGGAGATGA
- a CDS encoding bifunctional glycosyltransferase/CDP-glycerol:glycerophosphate glycerophosphotransferase: MTLISFVVPAYRVQGYLRECLDSILDQPFADVEVIGVDDASPDGSGEILAEYAARDPRVRPVRLTENVGLGPARNIGLDRAVGEYVWFVDGDDWLVPGCLPHVADRLRDTRPDVLIVDHVRAHWNNVGTRSAMRDVFPDPPGPETFTVRDRPEVLKLLHTAWNRLIRREFLVERGLRFAPGWYEDVSFSYPALMAADRIGVLDRVCLNYRQRRTGAITRTRGDRHFEVFAQWHRVFRLMDRWGTDGLRPAVFERMVWHHLTVLGNGERIAPELRAPFFAQMHADYVHFLPPGGYPVPPGAEGVKHRLVAAGRWRTFSALREVHRVRDAARGTAGRARRRVAPALRRTARRARDTALSEYYRAELRRPIDPTLAVYAAYWYRGYSCNPAAIYEAARRLAPQVRGVWIVRRDRVATLPPGVEYVVAGTREYHRVLARAHWLVNNVNFPDFVHKRPGSVHVQTHHGTPVKVMGLDQQRYPVGAMGMNFAGLLRRVDRWDYSVTSNSFSTQMWERAYPADYTTLEVGYPRNDRLARATADEGRQVRAALGIGPDEYVVLYAPTHREHLPGWRPPFDPDRMRDVLGANGRLLMRSHYFHDRERQPRGPAAGGVLDVSAYDRVEDLYLAADVLVTDYSSAMFDYAVLDRPIVVYAPDWDAYRVARGVYLDLLAEPPGAVAVDLPGLLDLFRSGAVAGEAADRARAVFRARFCALDDGLAAERVVRRVFLGETP, translated from the coding sequence ATGACGCTGATCAGTTTCGTCGTGCCGGCCTACCGGGTGCAGGGCTACCTGCGGGAATGCCTGGACTCGATCCTCGACCAGCCGTTCGCCGACGTCGAGGTGATCGGGGTGGACGACGCCTCGCCCGACGGCAGCGGCGAGATCCTGGCCGAGTACGCGGCACGCGACCCCCGGGTCCGCCCGGTCCGCCTCACCGAGAACGTCGGGCTCGGTCCGGCCCGCAACATCGGGCTGGACCGGGCCGTCGGCGAGTACGTGTGGTTCGTCGACGGCGACGACTGGCTGGTGCCCGGCTGCCTGCCGCACGTCGCCGACCGGCTCCGGGACACCCGCCCCGACGTGCTGATCGTGGACCACGTGCGGGCGCACTGGAACAACGTCGGCACCCGCAGCGCGATGCGCGACGTATTCCCCGACCCGCCCGGCCCGGAGACGTTCACGGTGCGGGACCGGCCGGAGGTGCTGAAGCTGCTGCACACCGCCTGGAACCGGCTGATCCGCCGGGAGTTCCTGGTCGAGCGCGGGCTCCGCTTCGCGCCGGGCTGGTACGAGGACGTCTCGTTCAGCTATCCGGCGCTGATGGCGGCCGACCGGATCGGCGTGCTCGACCGGGTGTGCCTCAACTACCGGCAGCGCCGCACCGGGGCGATCACCCGGACCCGGGGCGACCGGCACTTCGAGGTCTTCGCCCAGTGGCACCGGGTGTTCCGGCTGATGGACCGGTGGGGGACGGACGGGCTGCGACCGGCGGTCTTCGAGCGGATGGTCTGGCACCACCTGACCGTGCTCGGCAACGGCGAGCGGATCGCGCCGGAGCTGCGGGCGCCGTTCTTCGCCCAGATGCACGCCGACTACGTGCACTTCCTGCCGCCCGGCGGCTATCCGGTCCCGCCCGGCGCGGAGGGGGTGAAGCACCGGCTGGTGGCCGCCGGCCGGTGGCGGACGTTCAGCGCTTTGCGCGAGGTCCACCGGGTGCGCGACGCGGCCCGGGGGACGGCCGGGCGGGCCCGGCGGCGGGTGGCGCCGGCGCTGCGGCGGACCGCCCGGCGGGCCCGGGACACCGCGCTGTCCGAGTACTACCGGGCCGAGCTGCGTCGGCCGATCGACCCGACGCTGGCGGTCTACGCGGCCTACTGGTACCGGGGCTACTCCTGCAACCCGGCGGCGATCTACGAGGCCGCGCGCCGGCTCGCCCCGCAGGTGCGCGGCGTCTGGATCGTCCGGCGCGACCGGGTGGCCACGCTGCCGCCGGGCGTGGAGTACGTCGTCGCCGGCACCCGCGAGTACCACCGGGTGCTGGCCCGGGCGCACTGGCTGGTCAACAACGTGAACTTCCCGGACTTCGTGCACAAGCGCCCCGGCTCGGTGCACGTGCAGACCCACCACGGGACGCCGGTGAAGGTGATGGGCCTCGACCAGCAGCGCTACCCGGTGGGCGCGATGGGGATGAACTTCGCCGGGCTGCTGCGCCGGGTGGACCGCTGGGACTACAGCGTCACCTCGAACAGCTTCTCCACCCAGATGTGGGAGCGGGCGTACCCGGCCGACTACACCACGCTGGAGGTCGGCTACCCGCGCAACGACCGGCTGGCGCGGGCCACCGCCGACGAGGGCCGCCAGGTCCGCGCCGCGCTGGGCATCGGACCCGACGAGTACGTGGTGCTCTACGCGCCGACGCACCGGGAGCACCTGCCCGGCTGGCGGCCCCCGTTCGACCCGGACCGGATGCGCGACGTGCTGGGCGCGAACGGGCGGCTGCTGATGCGCAGCCACTACTTCCACGACCGGGAGCGGCAGCCGCGCGGGCCGGCGGCGGGCGGTGTGCTGGACGTCAGCGCGTACGACCGGGTGGAGGATCTCTACCTGGCCGCGGACGTGCTGGTCACCGACTATTCCTCGGCGATGTTCGACTACGCCGTGCTGGACCGGCCGATCGTGGTCTACGCGCCGGACTGGGACGCCTACCGGGTGGCCCGGGGCGTCTACCTCGACCTGTTGGCGGAGCCGCCGGGCGCGGTCGCGGTGGACCTCCCGGGCCTGCTCGACCTGTTCCGCTCCGGCGCGGTGGCCGGCGAGGCGGCCGATCGGGCGCGGGCCGTGTTCCGGGCCCGCTTCTGCGCGCTCGACGACGGGCTCGCCGCCGAGCGGGTGGTGCGCCGGGTGTTCCTCGGCGAAACACCCTGA
- a CDS encoding DUF5941 domain-containing protein — protein sequence MTLAIVLAAGPAAGGATEGGEALGDRLAAQWRRAGADDVRVAADLAELADLVAGATGPVLVSGVDLVAHTAVLRHLATSPVGPTVALVLTDPPAAGQATVREERGQVVAVGDDADATGVFGGALRVGAADLPALADAARAAAAGGPLGAVDRLVAALAARGPLIFAHRVRLLVAHRVGDAAGRVAAEAAVAAVDEDRAELRLSVKERDDFFTTFFVSTWSPHVAKAAARIGLGPSGVTLFSVLFAVAAAVLFGVGGRPALVAGGVLLYLGFVLDCVDGQLARYTRHFSAWGGWLDTMADRFKEYVVYAGLGFGATHAGFRYGWALALAAMTLQTVRHMTDTWYGALHDEAARRPKVVTGDAGGLGGKLNAASTRVQADTGSVSYWLKRTVVFPIGERWALIAVAAALFGPLVALCAVLVWGTLAFAYTGALRTLRARWMKVPVLTTVDAGLHRDDGPLTRTLPTTRRPLVTALVGAVAAAALLVWALWAVHDGRDLPSWGVIVAMVLLLGAAQGSRAPHAGALDWLVPAALRAAEYLFAIAVGVAGRAPAWLIFAYVLVLTLHHYDLTARLEKRQSAPPLHGATLGWEGRSLLLAIGLVAGIVSITLATIGAYLLVVFVASVVLAWVVLPARARGGATSPG from the coding sequence GTGACGCTCGCGATCGTGCTCGCCGCCGGGCCGGCGGCGGGCGGAGCCACCGAGGGCGGGGAAGCGCTCGGAGACCGACTGGCCGCGCAGTGGCGCCGGGCCGGGGCGGACGACGTGCGCGTCGCCGCCGACCTGGCCGAGCTGGCCGACCTGGTGGCCGGCGCGACCGGCCCGGTTCTGGTCAGCGGCGTCGACCTGGTGGCGCACACGGCCGTACTCCGGCATCTCGCGACCAGCCCGGTCGGGCCGACGGTGGCGCTGGTGCTCACCGATCCGCCGGCCGCCGGGCAGGCGACGGTGCGGGAGGAGCGCGGCCAGGTGGTCGCGGTCGGCGACGACGCGGACGCGACGGGCGTGTTCGGTGGCGCGCTGCGGGTCGGCGCGGCCGACCTGCCGGCCCTCGCCGACGCCGCCCGCGCGGCCGCGGCCGGTGGGCCGCTGGGCGCGGTGGACCGGCTGGTGGCCGCACTCGCCGCCCGGGGGCCGCTGATCTTCGCCCACCGGGTACGCCTGCTGGTCGCGCACCGGGTCGGCGACGCGGCCGGGCGGGTCGCCGCCGAGGCGGCGGTGGCGGCGGTCGACGAGGACCGGGCCGAGCTGCGGCTGTCGGTGAAGGAGCGCGACGACTTCTTCACCACGTTCTTCGTCAGCACCTGGTCCCCGCACGTCGCGAAGGCCGCCGCCCGGATCGGGTTGGGCCCGAGCGGGGTGACGCTCTTCTCGGTGCTGTTCGCGGTGGCGGCGGCGGTGCTGTTCGGCGTCGGCGGCCGGCCCGCGCTGGTGGCCGGCGGCGTGCTGCTCTACCTGGGGTTCGTGCTCGACTGCGTGGACGGGCAACTGGCCCGCTACACCAGGCACTTCAGCGCCTGGGGTGGCTGGCTGGACACGATGGCGGACCGGTTCAAGGAGTACGTGGTCTACGCCGGGCTCGGCTTCGGGGCGACGCACGCCGGGTTCCGCTACGGCTGGGCGCTGGCGCTGGCCGCGATGACGTTGCAGACCGTGCGGCACATGACCGACACCTGGTACGGCGCGCTGCACGACGAGGCCGCGCGCCGGCCGAAGGTGGTGACCGGCGACGCGGGCGGGTTGGGCGGCAAGCTGAACGCCGCGTCGACGCGGGTGCAGGCGGACACCGGCTCGGTGTCGTACTGGCTGAAGCGGACCGTGGTGTTCCCGATCGGCGAGCGGTGGGCGTTGATCGCGGTGGCCGCCGCGCTGTTCGGGCCGCTGGTGGCGCTCTGCGCGGTGCTGGTGTGGGGCACGTTGGCGTTCGCGTACACCGGGGCGTTGCGGACGCTGCGGGCGCGCTGGATGAAGGTGCCGGTGTTGACCACGGTCGACGCCGGCCTGCACCGTGACGACGGCCCGTTGACCCGGACGTTGCCGACGACGCGCCGGCCGCTGGTGACGGCGCTGGTGGGTGCGGTCGCGGCGGCGGCGCTGCTGGTCTGGGCGCTGTGGGCGGTGCACGACGGGCGCGACCTGCCGAGCTGGGGCGTGATCGTCGCGATGGTGCTGCTGCTGGGCGCGGCGCAGGGTTCGCGGGCGCCGCACGCCGGGGCGTTGGACTGGCTGGTGCCGGCCGCGCTGCGGGCCGCCGAGTATCTGTTCGCCATCGCGGTCGGGGTGGCCGGGCGGGCGCCGGCCTGGCTGATCTTCGCGTACGTGCTGGTGCTCACGCTGCACCACTACGACCTGACCGCCCGGTTGGAGAAGCGGCAGTCGGCTCCGCCGCTGCACGGCGCCACGCTGGGCTGGGAGGGGCGCTCCCTGCTGCTGGCAATCGGACTGGTCGCCGGAATTGTGAGTATCACTCTGGCTACAATCGGTGCGTACCTTTTGGTGGTTTTCGTCGCGAGCGTGGTCCTCGCCTGGGTGGTCCTGCCGGCCCGCGCCCGTGGGGGTGCCACCTCGCCGGGCTGA
- a CDS encoding ABC transporter ATP-binding protein, producing MAPIIEADGLGIRFVRNRRRQLRLRELIVHRGARDPDAGRFWPLRDLSFRIEPGETVGVVGRNGTGKSTLLRLIAGVLIPDEGAIRVHGRVAPLLELSAGFSGDLTGRENLYLVGGLHGLSSDYLRRHFDEIVSFAGEQVERAIDTSVRHYSSGMKVRLGFAVIAHLPHPVLLVDEVTAVGDAEFRAKCYATIERLLAEGRTLVLVSHNDKDLTRFCRRGLYLDAGRLTVDGTIDEALRAYADAAQR from the coding sequence GTGGCGCCGATCATCGAGGCGGACGGGCTGGGCATCCGGTTCGTCCGGAACCGGCGTCGGCAGCTCCGGCTGCGGGAGCTGATCGTGCACCGGGGCGCGCGCGACCCGGACGCCGGTCGGTTCTGGCCGCTGCGGGACCTGTCGTTCCGGATCGAACCGGGCGAGACGGTGGGCGTGGTGGGGCGCAACGGCACCGGCAAGAGCACGCTGCTGCGGTTGATCGCCGGTGTGCTCATCCCGGACGAGGGCGCGATCCGGGTGCACGGGCGGGTGGCGCCGCTGCTGGAGCTGTCCGCCGGGTTCTCCGGCGACCTGACCGGCCGGGAGAACCTCTACCTTGTCGGCGGGCTGCACGGGCTCTCCTCGGACTACCTGCGCCGGCACTTCGACGAGATCGTCTCGTTCGCAGGTGAGCAGGTGGAACGCGCCATCGACACGTCGGTGCGGCACTACTCGTCGGGGATGAAGGTGCGGCTGGGTTTCGCGGTGATCGCGCACCTGCCGCACCCGGTGTTGTTGGTGGACGAGGTGACCGCGGTCGGGGACGCGGAGTTCCGCGCGAAGTGCTATGCGACCATCGAGCGACTTCTCGCGGAAGGGCGCACGCTGGTGCTGGTGTCACACAACGACAAGGACCTCACGAGGTTCTGCCGTCGGGGGCTCTACCTCGACGCCGGACGGTTGACCGTCGACGGGACGATCGACGAGGCACTGCGGGCCTACGCCGACGCGGCGCAGCGGTGA
- a CDS encoding ABC transporter permease, with the protein MTSGVAALWSARTSLRILVRRDLAVKYQQSVLGYLWSLIEPLGMGLIYWFVFGVLYSGATRRHLGEAAGSYPLFLITGIFAWMWASSALTEAAGALTGQARLITTMNLPRPIFPIGRVAGRFAEYLAGLPILIAIAALYASHGKIHPGWSLLALPLAVTVQFVLLVGLALLLSAGNVLMRDIERIMRLAIRLLFYATPIIYPFNLVRDSGMPGWLKVAYELNPLVGIFQLHHAVWYPDEFPDARLLTVTVGGSLLVLALGWWSFHRLEPAVLKEL; encoded by the coding sequence GTGACGTCCGGCGTCGCGGCGCTCTGGTCGGCCCGCACCTCGCTGCGGATCCTGGTCCGGCGGGATCTCGCGGTGAAGTACCAGCAGTCGGTGCTGGGCTACCTCTGGTCGCTCATCGAACCCCTCGGCATGGGCCTGATCTACTGGTTCGTCTTCGGGGTGCTCTACTCCGGGGCGACCCGGCGGCACCTGGGCGAGGCGGCCGGCTCGTACCCGCTGTTCCTGATCACCGGAATCTTCGCGTGGATGTGGGCCAGTTCGGCGTTGACCGAGGCGGCCGGCGCGCTCACCGGGCAGGCCCGGCTGATCACCACGATGAACCTGCCCCGGCCGATCTTCCCGATCGGCCGGGTCGCCGGCCGCTTCGCCGAGTACCTGGCCGGCCTGCCGATCCTGATCGCCATCGCGGCGCTCTACGCGAGCCACGGGAAGATCCACCCGGGGTGGAGCCTGCTCGCCCTGCCGCTGGCCGTGACCGTGCAGTTCGTGCTGCTGGTGGGCCTGGCGCTGCTGCTGTCGGCGGGCAACGTGCTGATGCGCGACATCGAGCGGATCATGCGACTGGCGATCCGGCTGCTGTTCTACGCCACCCCGATCATCTATCCGTTCAACCTGGTGCGGGACTCCGGCATGCCGGGCTGGCTCAAGGTCGCGTACGAGCTGAACCCGCTGGTGGGGATCTTCCAACTGCATCACGCGGTCTGGTATCCGGACGAGTTCCCGGACGCGCGGCTGCTCACCGTCACCGTGGGAGGCAGCCTGCTGGTGTTGGCGCTCGGTTGGTGGTCGTTCCACCGCCTCGAACCGGCCGTGCTGAAGGAACTCTGA
- a CDS encoding L-serine ammonia-lyase — MISVFDLFSVGIGPSSSHTVGPMRAARTFVGGLKADGQLADVARVQAELFGSLGATGHGHGSDRAVLLGLEGEAPETVDTDGVGPRVARIRDERRLRLLGSQEVDFDPDRDLVLHRRRSLPYHPNGMTFAAFDAAGNEVRSRTYYSVGGGFVVDEAAAGADRIKPDATRVRYPFLTGAELLKVTTGTGLSISEVMLANELSWRSEADVRAGLLHIWQVMRECVENGCTHDGVLPGGLKVRRRAAELRRGLEAENGADDPLRAMDWVTLFALAVNEENAAGGRVVTAPTNGAAGIIPAVLHYYTRFVPGASDEGVVRFLLAAGAIGVLFKENASISGAEVGCQGEVGSACSMAAAGLAEALGGTPEQVENAAEIGMEHNLGLTCDPVGGLVQIPCIERNAVASIKAITAARLALRGDGVHHVSLDKVIKTMRETGADMKVKYKETARGGLAVNVIEC; from the coding sequence ATGATCAGTGTTTTCGACCTCTTCAGCGTCGGTATCGGGCCGTCCAGCTCGCACACCGTCGGGCCGATGCGGGCCGCCCGTACGTTCGTGGGTGGCCTGAAGGCCGACGGGCAGCTCGCCGACGTGGCCCGGGTGCAGGCGGAGCTGTTCGGCTCGCTGGGCGCCACCGGGCACGGCCACGGCAGCGACCGCGCGGTGCTGCTGGGGCTGGAGGGCGAGGCCCCGGAGACGGTCGACACCGACGGCGTCGGGCCACGGGTGGCGCGGATCCGGGACGAGCGGCGGCTGCGCCTGCTCGGCAGCCAGGAGGTCGACTTCGACCCGGACCGGGACCTGGTGCTGCACCGTCGACGCTCGTTGCCGTACCACCCGAACGGGATGACGTTCGCGGCGTTCGACGCGGCCGGGAACGAGGTGCGGTCCCGCACCTACTACTCGGTCGGCGGCGGGTTCGTGGTGGACGAGGCGGCCGCCGGGGCGGATCGGATCAAACCGGACGCCACCCGGGTCCGGTACCCGTTCCTCACCGGCGCGGAGCTGCTGAAGGTCACCACCGGGACCGGCCTGTCGATCAGCGAGGTGATGCTCGCCAACGAGCTGTCCTGGCGCAGCGAGGCGGACGTCCGCGCGGGGCTGCTGCACATCTGGCAGGTGATGCGGGAGTGCGTGGAGAACGGCTGCACCCACGACGGCGTACTGCCGGGTGGGTTGAAGGTCCGTCGCCGCGCGGCCGAGCTGCGGCGCGGCCTGGAGGCGGAGAACGGCGCGGACGACCCGCTGCGCGCGATGGACTGGGTGACGCTGTTCGCGCTCGCGGTGAACGAGGAGAACGCGGCCGGCGGCCGGGTGGTCACCGCGCCGACGAACGGCGCCGCCGGGATCATCCCGGCCGTGCTGCACTACTACACGCGGTTCGTGCCGGGCGCCTCCGACGAGGGGGTGGTCCGGTTCCTGCTGGCCGCCGGCGCGATCGGGGTGCTGTTCAAGGAGAACGCGTCGATCTCCGGGGCCGAGGTCGGCTGCCAGGGCGAGGTCGGTTCGGCGTGCTCGATGGCGGCGGCCGGGCTGGCGGAGGCGCTGGGCGGCACGCCGGAGCAGGTGGAGAACGCCGCCGAGATCGGCATGGAGCACAACCTGGGGCTCACCTGCGACCCGGTGGGCGGGCTGGTGCAGATCCCGTGCATCGAGCGCAACGCGGTGGCCAGCATCAAGGCGATCACCGCGGCCCGGCTGGCGTTGCGTGGCGACGGGGTGCACCACGTGTCGCTGGACAAGGTCATCAAGACCATGCGGGAGACCGGCGCGGACATGAAGGTCAAGTACAAGGAGACGGCGCGGGGCGGGCTCGCGGTCAACGTCATCGAGTGCTGA
- a CDS encoding PspC domain-containing protein — MSRKLVRPREGRMLAGVCAGLAKRFGMSAGMVRLLFLLSLLLPGTQVIVYLILWVLMPNEDRYLATR; from the coding sequence ATGAGTCGCAAACTGGTCCGGCCCCGTGAGGGGCGCATGCTCGCCGGTGTCTGCGCCGGCCTCGCCAAGCGGTTCGGCATGTCCGCCGGCATGGTCCGGCTGCTGTTCCTGCTGTCGCTGCTGCTGCCCGGCACCCAGGTGATCGTCTACCTGATCCTGTGGGTGCTGATGCCGAACGAGGACCGCTACCTCGCCACCCGCTGA
- a CDS encoding DUF4230 domain-containing protein encodes MARDGDTQQPTREFPEYPTSESLHDRADYRHDPEPGVPAPAGGGPGRGLLWVLGAAALVVVALLGVQATGLLPDFRNPFAKEQTDRSQPPLLQSIRDLSRYVAAEGNFQVVVDVQKDRRNVPDFLLNERTLFVGAGRVEAYVDFAKIGDGAVVVSDDGKSAEIKLPAPQLGETDLNMDKSYVFAEERGLINRLNDLVAGDPNRQQQIYKLAEDRITAAARDSGLTARAQENTRKMLEGLLRSLGYQKVTVTYTAP; translated from the coding sequence ATGGCCCGCGACGGTGACACCCAGCAGCCCACCAGGGAGTTCCCGGAATACCCGACCAGCGAGTCCCTGCACGACCGGGCGGACTACCGGCACGACCCGGAGCCCGGTGTTCCCGCGCCGGCCGGCGGCGGGCCGGGCCGCGGTCTGCTCTGGGTGCTCGGCGCCGCCGCGCTGGTGGTGGTGGCGCTGCTCGGCGTGCAGGCGACCGGCCTGCTGCCCGACTTCCGCAACCCGTTCGCCAAGGAGCAGACCGACCGCAGCCAGCCGCCGCTGCTCCAGTCGATCCGCGACCTGAGCCGCTACGTCGCGGCGGAGGGCAACTTCCAGGTGGTGGTCGACGTGCAGAAGGACCGGCGCAACGTGCCCGACTTCCTGCTCAACGAGCGCACGCTCTTCGTCGGCGCCGGCCGGGTCGAGGCGTACGTGGACTTCGCCAAGATCGGTGACGGGGCGGTGGTGGTCTCCGACGACGGCAAGTCCGCCGAGATCAAGCTGCCCGCGCCGCAGCTCGGCGAGACCGATCTGAACATGGACAAGAGCTACGTCTTCGCCGAGGAGCGGGGCCTGATCAACCGGCTCAACGACCTGGTGGCCGGCGACCCCAACCGGCAGCAGCAGATCTACAAGCTGGCCGAGGACCGGATCACCGCCGCGGCCCGGGACAGCGGGCTCACCGCCCGCGCCCAGGAGAACACCCGCAAGATGCTGGAGGGGCTGCTGCGCTCCCTCGGCTACCAGAAGGTGACCGTCACCTACACGGCCCCGTGA